In Geotalea uraniireducens, one genomic interval encodes:
- the tuf gene encoding elongation factor Tu, translated as MAKAKFERTKPHVNIGTIGHVDHGKTTLTAAITKVLAEQGKAEFRAFDQIDNAPEERERGITIATAHVEYETDKRHYAHVDCPGHADYVKNMITGAAQMDGAILVVSAADGPMPQTREHILLARQVGVPYIVVFLNKADVVDDAELLELVELEIRELLSSYDFPGDDIPIIKGSALKALEGDKGELGEQAIFKLMEAVDSYIPEPERAIDKPFLMPVEDVFSISGRGTVATGRVERGIVKVGEEVEIVGMRATSKTTVTGVEMFRKLLDEGRAGDNIGALLRGIKREDIERGQVLAKPGSITPHTKFKAEAYILTKEEGGRHTPFFNGYRPQFYFRTTDVTGVVDLPAGTEMVMPGDNVAMTINLITPIAMDEGLRFAIREGGRTVGAGVVSSIIE; from the coding sequence ATGGCAAAGGCTAAATTCGAGAGGACAAAACCGCACGTCAATATTGGCACGATCGGTCACGTAGACCACGGGAAGACGACGCTGACCGCTGCGATCACGAAGGTTCTTGCGGAACAGGGGAAGGCAGAGTTTCGTGCGTTTGATCAGATTGACAATGCTCCCGAAGAGCGTGAGCGTGGTATCACCATTGCGACCGCCCACGTGGAATACGAGACGGACAAGCGACACTATGCACACGTAGACTGCCCGGGTCATGCCGACTATGTTAAGAACATGATCACCGGTGCGGCGCAGATGGACGGCGCCATTCTGGTTGTCTCGGCCGCCGACGGGCCGATGCCGCAGACCCGTGAGCACATCCTGCTTGCGCGTCAGGTTGGGGTTCCGTACATCGTCGTGTTCCTGAACAAGGCGGACGTGGTTGACGATGCCGAGCTGCTGGAGCTGGTCGAGCTGGAGATCCGCGAGCTGCTGTCGTCCTATGACTTCCCTGGCGATGATATTCCGATCATCAAAGGTTCGGCGCTGAAGGCGCTGGAAGGCGACAAGGGCGAGCTGGGCGAGCAGGCGATCTTCAAGCTGATGGAAGCGGTCGACAGCTATATTCCGGAGCCGGAGCGGGCCATCGACAAGCCGTTCCTGATGCCGGTGGAAGACGTATTCTCGATTTCGGGTCGCGGTACCGTGGCGACGGGGCGCGTTGAGCGCGGGATTGTCAAGGTCGGTGAAGAAGTCGAGATCGTCGGGATGCGTGCGACGAGCAAGACGACGGTAACCGGGGTCGAGATGTTCCGGAAGCTGCTCGACGAAGGTCGCGCTGGTGACAACATCGGCGCCCTGCTGCGCGGAATCAAGCGTGAAGACATCGAGCGTGGGCAGGTATTGGCCAAGCCGGGTTCGATCACTCCGCACACCAAGTTCAAGGCGGAAGCATACATCCTGACCAAGGAAGAAGGTGGTCGTCATACGCCGTTCTTCAACGGCTATCGTCCGCAGTTCTACTTCCGGACGACGGACGTGACGGGTGTTGTGGACCTGCCAGCGGGGACTGAGATGGTAATGCCTGGTGACAACGTGGCGATGACGATCAACCTGATCACGCCGATCGCGATGGACGAAGGTCTGCGGTTCGCGATCCGTGAAGGTGGCCGTACCGTTGGCGCCGGCGTCGTTAGCTCCATTATTGAATAA
- a CDS encoding YgiQ family radical SAM protein: MYIPITRAEALSRGWDELDVIFVSGDAYVDHPSFGVPLLARWLESRGFRVGIIPQPDWRTKESFMVLGRPRLFFAVSAGAMDSMVAHYTPARKLRHDDAYTPGNRHGARPNRATIVYTSRLKEAYRDVPVVIGGIEASLRRFAHYDYWEDKVRRSIILDAKADLLIYGMGESPLLELARRMRQGEPLAGITDLRGTAYVAKGTGPAGAVELPSWERVAADRVAYAEAFRLGSAELNPYRAKPLVQRYGDRLLVVNPPALPLTETVLDAVYALPFTRLPHPSYTAAIPAAEQIRLSVTTHRGCFGGCSFCAITHHQGKFIQSRSEASVVAEVATMVRQPWFRGSISDVGGPTANMYGLRCGRPEEGERCRRESCLFPQPCGHLVTAAGRAVALLRKLRALRGVRHVAVSSGVRFDLLQRQPDYFAALLADHVGGLLKVAPEHVSPAVTALMRKPGKEAFERFLEQFRQESRRLGKRQALVPYLMSGHPGCTLADMVELALFLKEKGLRVEQVQDFTPTPGTLATCMFHTGIDPRTGNPVHVPRTDREKRLQKALLLWHIPGEAKAVREALKACGREDVARQLLAAGTGGKPSGPARGRKK, from the coding sequence ATGTACATCCCGATAACGCGCGCAGAAGCCTTGAGCCGGGGCTGGGACGAACTGGACGTCATTTTCGTCAGCGGTGATGCCTATGTAGACCATCCCTCCTTCGGGGTCCCGCTCCTGGCCCGCTGGCTGGAGTCCCGCGGTTTTCGGGTCGGAATCATCCCCCAGCCCGACTGGCGAACCAAGGAGTCCTTCATGGTCCTCGGCCGGCCGCGGCTCTTTTTTGCCGTGTCAGCCGGAGCCATGGATTCGATGGTTGCCCACTACACTCCTGCCCGCAAGCTCCGCCACGACGATGCCTATACGCCGGGGAACCGGCATGGTGCCCGCCCCAACCGGGCGACGATCGTCTATACCTCGCGCCTGAAAGAAGCTTACCGGGACGTTCCGGTGGTGATCGGCGGCATCGAGGCGTCGCTTCGCCGTTTCGCCCACTACGATTACTGGGAAGACAAGGTCCGCCGCTCGATTATCCTCGATGCCAAAGCCGACCTGCTGATCTACGGCATGGGGGAGAGCCCCCTGCTGGAGCTTGCCCGGCGCATGCGGCAAGGCGAGCCGCTTGCCGGCATCACGGATCTTCGGGGAACCGCCTATGTGGCGAAAGGGACCGGGCCGGCAGGCGCTGTCGAGCTTCCTTCCTGGGAGCGTGTAGCGGCGGATCGGGTGGCGTACGCCGAGGCGTTTCGCCTGGGTTCGGCCGAGCTGAATCCGTACCGGGCGAAACCGCTCGTCCAACGCTATGGCGACCGCCTGCTTGTCGTCAACCCGCCGGCGCTTCCGCTGACCGAAACCGTGCTGGACGCAGTGTACGCCCTGCCATTCACCCGGCTCCCCCATCCCTCCTATACGGCAGCGATTCCTGCCGCCGAACAGATCCGGCTGTCGGTCACGACTCACCGCGGCTGCTTCGGCGGTTGCTCGTTCTGTGCGATTACCCATCATCAGGGGAAATTCATCCAGTCCCGCAGCGAGGCGTCGGTTGTTGCCGAAGTCGCAACGATGGTACGTCAGCCGTGGTTTCGCGGCAGTATCAGCGATGTCGGCGGGCCGACTGCCAACATGTATGGTCTGCGCTGCGGCCGTCCCGAGGAAGGGGAGCGTTGCCGGCGGGAGAGCTGCCTGTTTCCGCAGCCCTGTGGCCACCTGGTCACGGCTGCCGGGCGGGCGGTGGCGCTGCTGCGGAAGCTTCGCGCTCTGCGCGGGGTGCGCCATGTGGCGGTTTCCTCCGGCGTCCGTTTCGATCTGTTGCAACGGCAACCCGACTATTTTGCGGCCCTTCTCGCCGATCATGTCGGCGGGTTGCTCAAAGTGGCTCCCGAACATGTGTCTCCTGCGGTTACCGCGCTGATGCGCAAGCCGGGCAAAGAAGCCTTCGAGCGGTTTCTCGAACAGTTCCGCCAGGAATCGCGGCGGCTGGGAAAGCGGCAGGCTCTGGTCCCGTATCTGATGTCGGGGCATCCGGGCTGCACGCTGGCCGATATGGTAGAACTGGCCCTTTTTCTCAAGGAAAAAGGTTTGCGTGTTGAACAGGTCCAGGATTTCACCCCGACCCCGGGTACGCTGGCCACCTGTATGTTCCATACCGGGATTGACCCGCGCACCGGCAACCCGGTTCATGTTCCGCGCACCGACCGGGAAAAGCGCTTGCAGAAAGCTCTGCTGCTCTGGCACATTCCCGGTGAGGCGAAGGCAGTGCGCGAAGCGCTCAAGGCCTGTGGCCGGGAAGATGTCGCCCGCCAGCTGCTCGCTGCCGGCACCGGCGGGAAGCCGAGCGGGCCGGCCCGTGGAAGGAAGAAATAG
- the secE gene encoding preprotein translocase subunit SecE — protein sequence MISKVKDFLSEVKIELGKVTWPTRKETVSTTWVVLAIVLLIAVYLGACDVVLAKVMRLILG from the coding sequence GTGATCAGCAAAGTCAAAGACTTTCTCTCCGAAGTAAAGATCGAACTGGGCAAGGTTACCTGGCCTACGCGCAAGGAGACCGTGTCGACAACCTGGGTTGTGTTGGCGATCGTTCTCCTGATAGCGGTCTATCTCGGTGCCTGTGATGTGGTGCTGGCCAAGGTCATGCGTTTGATTCTCGGTTAA
- the rpmG gene encoding 50S ribosomal protein L33, giving the protein MRDIVTLGCTECKQRNYTTTKNKKNTPQKLEFKKYCRFCRTHTIHRETK; this is encoded by the coding sequence ATGAGAGACATAGTCACCCTCGGCTGCACCGAGTGCAAGCAGAGAAACTATACGACCACCAAGAACAAGAAGAACACTCCCCAGAAGCTCGAGTTCAAGAAATACTGCCGCTTCTGCCGTACTCACACGATCCATCGGGAAACCAAGTAG
- a CDS encoding electron transfer flavoprotein subunit beta/FixA family protein, which yields MLVVCCIKQVPDTTQVQIDPVTNTLVREGIPFIMNPYDTHALEECLRLKARYGVRVAALSMGPPNAEATIRKAMALGVDEAILLSDRTFGGADTLATSRVLAAAIDRLGANDEIGLVICGKQTIDGDTAQVGPGIATRLGYTQLTLVDRIEECDFAAKRLRVRRKLEGRYEVVEGPLPALVTVVREINRPRYPTVPNRLAAAEAPITVWDNGLLGLHGDSVGLKGSPTWVNRIFSPDRAKGQVLGDGELDPVGTAHLLVKTLQDKDLLPF from the coding sequence ATGCTTGTTGTCTGCTGTATCAAGCAGGTTCCCGATACGACGCAGGTACAGATCGACCCGGTGACCAATACGCTGGTGCGCGAAGGGATTCCGTTCATCATGAATCCTTACGACACCCACGCCCTCGAGGAATGCCTGCGACTGAAAGCACGATACGGGGTGCGGGTGGCTGCGCTCTCGATGGGGCCGCCCAACGCTGAAGCCACAATCCGCAAGGCGATGGCTCTTGGAGTCGATGAGGCGATTCTCCTTTCGGACCGGACGTTCGGCGGTGCCGATACCCTGGCAACCAGCAGGGTACTGGCGGCGGCAATCGACCGGCTCGGCGCAAATGATGAAATCGGGCTTGTCATCTGCGGCAAGCAGACGATCGACGGCGATACCGCCCAAGTGGGCCCCGGTATAGCAACCCGGCTTGGTTATACCCAGCTCACCCTGGTCGATCGGATCGAGGAGTGTGACTTTGCGGCAAAACGGCTCCGGGTGCGGCGCAAACTCGAAGGGCGCTATGAGGTCGTCGAGGGGCCGCTGCCGGCCTTGGTGACGGTGGTGCGCGAAATCAACCGTCCCCGTTACCCGACCGTGCCGAACCGGCTGGCGGCGGCGGAAGCGCCGATAACCGTCTGGGATAACGGACTGCTCGGTCTGCATGGGGACTCGGTCGGTCTGAAAGGTTCACCGACGTGGGTAAACAGGATCTTCTCCCCTGATCGGGCCAAGGGGCAGGTTCTCGGGGACGGGGAGCTTGACCCGGTGGGGACGGCGCACCTGCTCGTAAAAACCTTGCAGGACAAGGATCTGTTGCCGTTCTAG